One window from the genome of Cricetulus griseus strain 17A/GY chromosome 2, alternate assembly CriGri-PICRH-1.0, whole genome shotgun sequence encodes:
- the LOC100765721 gene encoding 40S ribosomal protein S29-like, producing MGHQQLYWSHPRGSSLVRKFGQGPGSCHICSNCHGLIRKYGLNMCRQYSKDIGFIKLD from the coding sequence ATGGGCCACCAGCAGCTCTACTGGAGTCACCCGCGCGGAAGTTCGTTAGTTCGAAAGTTCGGCCAGGGCCCTGGCTCTTGCCATATCTGCTCTAACTGCCACGGTCTAATCCGAAAATACGGGCTGAACATGTGCCGTCAGTACTCGAAGGACATCGGCTTCATCAAGTTGGACTAA